The region GTGCAGATATGGAGCATGAAACAAGATGTCTGCTTGTATGATTTCAGAGAACATCGCAAAGTAtctatttttgttctttctttttctttgttgattCATTTAATCAAATCAAACATCAGCTACTGAGTAATATGTTTTTGTTAGGAGATATATACCATCAAATGGAGTCCAACTGGCGCTGGTACAAGCAATCCGAATAATCAGTTGTTGCTGGCAAGGTATGCTAGTTAGTAGTTACATTTTTCTAGGCAAATTTTGTTCAACGCACCAATTCTTTAAGTAGAAGAGTAACAGATATATGCTAAAAGCGCACTTAAGCTTTGAAGCAAGGCTCAAAAGCCCCAGCAAACATTCAAGCCTCAAGAGTTGAGTTTCAAATTTTAGAATGATTGCAACCTGGCCCGTAATCCCCTTGCAAGTAAAAATAACCCAGAGAGATACAGTTTCACTTTAACCGTCCAGCAATTTGTTTTTATGTATGTGCTGATTTTATGTATAGCACTTAACCTTTTTAGTTCTTTGAGCTTATTGGTTTTGTTTTATTGTCTGTGTAGTGCTTCATTTGACTCTACCGTGAAGCTATGGGATGTTGAACTGGGACATCTTCTTCACAGCTTGAACGGTCACAGGTAATGGATATTAACTCATTATGTCTACTTGGAATGGACACAGGAGATAGTAAGGCACTCTTAATATATTCACACTTATTTAACTGTCAAATATTGATAGGCTCGAGTATTATGAAGTTTGTTTACTCAGTTGAACTATcaatatttgtatatctttctTTTAGATCATCAAATCTTTGTATTGCTCTTGTTGAATGTTTTTGTTTTACTAATTAAGTAGGTACTCTTCCATTTTGAATCCAGGGAACCTGTCTATTCTATTGCATTTTGCCCGAACGGTGAGTACTTGGCAAGTGGCTCATTGGATAAATGCATGAATATATGGTCAGTTAAGGAGGCCAAGATTGTAAAAACTTTCAATGGTGATGGCTGCATTTTTGAAGTGTGTTCAAACAAGGAAGGCAACAAGGTTGCAGCTTGTTTCGCAAACAAGAAGGTCTGTGTGTATGATATGTGATCGTAGAGGTTGGGTAGCTTTGAAAGGACTTGGGAACagaaaatttttcattttagttaaTTTATGCACTTATTTGGACATATGGTGTAagactttgttttgtatcatgCATTCTTTCATTGCTTTAGCAATCATGTAGAGGTTCTTTTTCGGCTTAATAcataattaactatttaaacTTGTCAAAATATTCCAGTTAGACATTTGATCTAAGTCATGCTTCAATTGGACATGCCTAATTTGAATGTCTAAATAGAATATTCTGACTTATTAATAAAGTTGGTATCAAGCCTGATTTTTTATgacaaaatattcatgggctaacataCGAAAAACTGAAAAATCGTCTAATTCCTGTAAAAAGACCCCAAAATGGACTCTAAAAATTGTGAGACTGTACGTGTTGCTCCCAAAACTCCCTACACAGGGTTTCATaaaggtttttcaaataaattgttcgaaagtcatatcaccaaaCTAATCATGGTTTAATTCCTATAAATTGGCCCCTAAATTCCCAAAATGGACTCTAAAAAATTGTGAGATTGTACGTATTGTTCCCCCAACTCCCTGCGGAGGGTACTGTAAAGATTACGCAAAGTAATTATTTGGAAgacatatcaccaaaatattcatgtgtacacacaaaaaattaagaaaatcactTAATTCCGGTAAATTGGCCCCTAAATGAGTAAAATGGAGTCAAAAATTTGTGAGAGTATATGTGCTGCTCTCCCAACTCCCTACGAAGGGTTCCGTAAAGGTTTCGCAAGGAAATAATATGAAAGTCGTATCACCAATATATTTATGGGCTAACACATACGAAAAATTGAGTGAATCGCCTAATTCCTATAAATTGGCCCCTAAATGTCCAAAATGGACTATAATAATTGTGAGATTGTACATATTGTTCCCCCCTACTCCCTACGGAGGTTTCTGTAAAGGTTTCACAAAGAAATCGTCTGGAAGACATATCACTAAAATATTCATGAGCTAACACATacaaaaaactaagaaaaatgCTTAATTCATGTAAATTGGCCTATAAATGCGCAAAATGGACTCTAAAAATTGTGAGATTGTACTCTCTGCTCCCCTAAATCCCTATGGATGGTTCCGTAAAGCTTTCGAAAAGAAATCATCTGGAAGCCATATCACCATAATAtttatgggctaatacacacgaaaaattgagtgAAACGCCTAATTCCTGTAAATTGGTCCCTAAATGCCAAAAACAAACTCTAAAAATTGTGAGATTGTATGTTGTCCTCCACCAACTCCCTACGGAGGGTTTCGTAAAGGTTTCACAACGAAATTATTGcaagtcatatcaccaaaagaTTATTGGGTTAACATACACAAAAAAACTAAGAAACACTCTTAATTCATGTAAATTGGCCCCTAAATACCCAAAATGGACTCTTAAAATTGTTAGAATGTAGGTACTGCTCCCCAACTCCCTACGGAGGGTTTCGTAATGGTTTCGCAAAGAAATCATCCAGAAGCTATATATATcactaaaatattcatgggctaacacactaAAAAGTGAGAAAATCGCAAAAATCCTGTTAATTGGCCCCTAAATGTCCAAAATGGACTCTAATAATTGTGAGACTGTACATACTGCTCCTCCTACTCCCTGCGGAGGGTTCCGTAAAGGTTTCCATATATGTAGTATATTTATTATCCTCAAACAATTTGTTTTACTAGTGATGTGATAACTTGATATTTTTCtgtagataaataaaattaattagctTATTGTGAAAATTATAACTAAATAAAGACTTGTATTGTATTTACTTGTTTTCCCACGAGTTGGTGGAGTGTTTTTTTAGATTGTCCCAATACCTTCTGAACGCTCTTTGCGCACAATTGGAGCTCCTAATCGAAGAGGGTCCAATATCTTGTCTTCTATATCTTTCAAccattttttattgaaatatgGTACTATGCAACTTTTCTAGATAGTCATCTAACTCAAACGAAGCAATTTTGAGATTTCTTTAACAAAATTCACAACACTCCATATTTGATTTGCTAAGATGAATAAGACTgcaaggggtcgtttggtgtgaaggatagGTACAAATAGTCCTGGGATAAAGCCTTAGTGGTACTTAACTGAGTGTTTGGTTGGGAAGTTTGGGACAACTTATCCTGAGATTAATAAATAGTgccaggataagttatcccttcaaaagggtggtatagtaatcccatCACAATTTGTGATgggataaatttattaaatgacaaaactacccttcaaacCTTTTGGCTACACTCAACTTTTCATTGATAAGCTTTCACAACGCCGCTTTGGTCTTAGCTTCCAtgtttcttctcttcttcattgCAGTAAGAATCTCTCTTTCATTTGGGTACactcaacttttcattttcGATTGAAGCCATAGATGGGTGATTGAAGAACTTCTTTACCAATAACCTTCAACTTTCAAGTTTCTAACAaggttaaatatttttttcagaatttgtttctcttttctttctttgtcatCATTAATAATTCTCTGATNGAGTGTCCGCCCCATCAAGAGAACATCTTCCCAATTATTAGAAACGGGGTGAATCAACGCCTTTTGGCCGGTCTGAGATGCATCAATAACGTGGATTCAGGGTCACAGGAAGTTGCATTTTAATGCCTAAAAACGTTTGAAAAGTTTCTGCTATTTGTCAATTGAGAAGATCAATCTCAGATTTCAATCCATTCAATATCTCCTACATTTATATGATACGATACACGAAAATCCTGACTCCACCACTAATCGGAATTCaactattaatattttaatcataCGAGAAAGTATAAAGGACGAATTTAAGTCGTTTCTATAGATATTGAAGGACTGACTTGTGAGTACCACATTGATAAAACACAATTAAATACAAACTTTGTCCTAATAAAAATGCAGCACAGATTAGCTGAAAGACTTACGCAGCCACGCAGTGAGCACAAAGCGAACTATTCTTTCGCCTTTTACTAAAGAATACCGTGTGCGCGCTGCAATTAGTGGCATACGCCAATTTTTGGAGGGGTTCTCTTCTTTAGATTACCCCAACAATTCTAGTTCAACATATTTTTTACGTTTGTCCTTCTTATAGCTGTGTTATTACAAAATGGCAAGAGAAGATTGAAAGTcattaatacataaatgtgcctTTAACTTGATCTATATAACCTAATATATATTTGACGCCATGTAAGATACAAATTTCCATGTaatttgttcaacactttttaTGTTTGTCCTTCGtatacattttatttatgtatgccCTTCTTATACCTTTGTTTTGCAAAATGGCAAGGGAAAATTAAAGACATAATAAACAAATGTGCtctttaactttgttttagTTGTGTTACATAACATAATACATGTTGGACGTCACATAAGATACAAATTTCCATTTAGAACGCCACATAAGACAtatatgtctatttgttcaatctTATACAACTTTAAATGCCTATTTGTACAGATACGAAGTTGGAGGACATAGATGTTAGCTATAAGGTCAAGTTAACACGTATGCTTATTATTAATGGAAAAGAGCTAAGTTCAAGCTCGgagtaagaaaataattttcaaaattttggacTTAAAAATTGTGAAAATCACTAAAGGTCATGTATGGAACTTGAGTATGTGACTAAGGAAATCTTTCAATAGTTTAcgtataacaaaaaaaaaaccattctTTCCTATTTGtgcattttgaatttttcaaccTAGCTCTGCTTAGGGGTGGTTATCTCAACCCATTATGACCCGTCCAAATTTGACTCAACACACCCAATTGCCACCCCTAGCTCCTCCCCCTGGGACGTTATTATACATCTctaactaacaaaaaaaattcattaaaacaCTATCTAATACAAAGTTCAATAATATTGTCCACTCAAATATAATGTCTATCACCCTGTTTGTTGTCTATGTGGTGccataaataaaagaaaagatcaAAAATCAAGGGTAAAATGTCCCTTATCGGCTGacacaaagaaaaacaaagatcTAGATGGATATAAAAGAATAGGAAGGAGCAacaagaaacatacttacctggACGGGGTCAATGGTTGATCAATAAGACCCATGGCCTAGGTTTGTGACCTTCATTGCACTTTGGAGGGGTGCCTACCTAAGGTCGGCCCAAGTGGTCGAGCCTACGTCATAATTTGTTGCAGCGGGGGCTTGCGTTCGCGCAGCCCCTACCAATTCTTAAGCAAAATTTTCttacttttgttttgttttatgttttagttGTAGCCAACCATTGctgatatatattttgaacttttatATAACAGTTGAACAAATAATCTGTTCAGTTGGACCATGAAAACCAGTAACATATGTATCCTTTTAACTAATTTACATGGACTAAAAAAATGATGAGAAATCTTAGCTCTGAGATGCAAGGTTCCATACGCTACTTGATAAAAAAAGGTGACTTGTGCatttggaggatccaacacgggTCCGgtgcaacaacatttttggagagtctaaaCAACGTAGATTATACCATAGAAGAAGCAATTTAAACAAACACAACTATTACTTTTTCCGAATTGATTGAACCATGTGCGATGTTTCATTGAACACCTTGAAGGAAAAGAAGCAGAGAGTAGGAGTGAGTTGAGTACCACATTGATAAACCATGCCTAAATACAAACTTTGTCCCAATATAAAATGTAAGCACAGATTGACTCAAGATTTCACGCAGCCACGCAGTGAGCACAAAGCGAACTATTCTTTCGCCTTTTACTAAAGAATACCGTGTGTGCGCTGTAGTCAGTGGCATACGCCAATTTTTGGAGGGATTCTCTTCTTTAGAGGACCCCAACAATGCTAGTTTTAACCAATACATGTATTCTTATTCATAGTCTTTGTTTATATTCTGTTTTTATAATATAGGGACCAATATTTGTGAAGGGTAGATAAAAATTGACTCAGTTACTAATTCAATGAGAGTTTTTCAATCAGTGTTCCATTTTATTGAACATCCTTCAAATCGAAATTTCTGATTAAGGGCGAAGGACGGACAAGAGGGAAATGATATGGAGGAGCAAATTCTAGTTGTGAAACAAAAAAATGCAAACATAGAGAATTAAAGCTACCGCATTTCGCTGAACCTGTAAGCTACACATTGACTTTGTCCAAGCATAGAATTAGTTGAAGTGCACATAAATGTGTCAATACACCACGGTAATAACAAGGAAAAAAACGAAAGGGATGAATATCAGATTGCCCTGTGCACATCTTAAGTTAGCATTTCTGTTAAAATCATAATGTACCTCATAGAATTAGTCGAAGCGCACACAGGTCAAAGACATCACGGTTGTATGAAGAATAAAACGAAAAAGGAAATAACATTATGGAGCTGTTCGGTAAGaaggaaaaatgtttttcatgaaaaatattttcctcataCTAGAATTCAGAAGAAATTTTAAGGACCATATACATTATGTGGAATATGTTAAGGATCAAAATAAAGTAATCCctatacattaaggaccattttgatcattttctccaTATAATCTGTTAAGTTGGAGCATGAAAATTGCATCCTTTCACTATTTACATGAAAATGATGAGAAATTTGCCTGAGCTGCGGAACTAATGAGTCTATCAAGAGCATCATCCGTCCCCCTTTgcttaaaatatgataaaatagaGTTGTTTGAGACCAAATGTTATAAAACCAGAAGCACTCTGGGAGCAAACCCTCAATTCCTTCTTAATGATGGAGTTTGAgaaattctttcttttaattgTCAGGGTCGTCATGAGTGATATCGAAATCATATCTTAAATTAGATGATCGAGAAAGTATACAACAGGACAACTTAAGTagtttgtatttgaaaaacatgTTAGATTTTCAATCATAAAGTTACTGAAAAAGAAGCAGAGAACAATATTATAAAGGAGTAAGTGAGATGAGTACCACATTGATTAAAAACGAGTATATACAAACTTTGTCCCAATATAAAAATGCAGCACAGATTAATTGAAGAGCTCACGCAGCCACGCAGTGAGCACAAAGCGAACTATTCTTTCGCCTTTTACTAAAGAATACCGTGTGAGCGCTGCATTTAGTGGCATACGCCTATTTTTGGAGGGGTTCTCTTCTTTAGAGGACCCCAACAATTctagtttcaatttttaaaatacttgtcttacaataatataatatatagtattttaTATGAGCAAAATTTGTGCTGCTTAACAAAAAATGCAAACTGCTTTTTCTGACTTAGTTTATGCTTGGCTCGTTTGATTTGGTCCGGATTAGTCGAAGTGCACATAGGCCAAACACATCATGGTTGAAAAGACATCAAGATCGGTTGTATGAAAAGacgaaaaaaaggaaataacatTATGGAAGTGTTcggtatgaagaaaaaaatattttcgtcCATATGGAACACACATATAAGTTGAGCAGCTTTTGCATTAAGTATAGATTTTTGTTAACATCGGTTTCTACACAACACCTTTGATCTCAGTACAACTAGACACTTGACTTTGTCACTAAAATTGGATTATATGATTTAGTCAatactctttttttcttaataacaAGGGAAACCACAGTTGCtatcctttgggtgcgcacagagGTAATCCGCACTAGATAAACCCGGTGCAACGAGCTCGAcctagaaggcaaaccccttgctttcactGGCAAGCggtttcaaacttgagacctccaacatggaagtcccaaagCCCAAACTACTAGGCCAGCCCAAAGGTTATGATTTACTCAATACTGAAATTCACAAGgctttttaatcttatttttatttgccCATGAGTATGGTAAAgatttatttactattaaatgaaaaaaataatgaaaaaaaagaagatgaagtgCAATATATCCCTCATCGGTTGACACAAAGTAAAATATGTATTAAGATGGGAATAAAAAAGT is a window of Solanum stenotomum isolate F172 unplaced genomic scaffold, ASM1918654v1 scaffold34104, whole genome shotgun sequence DNA encoding:
- the LOC125852341 gene encoding WD40 repeat-containing protein HOS15-like — encoded protein: IWSMKQDVCLYDFREHRKEIYTIKWSPTGAGTSNPNNQLLLASASFDSTVKLWDVELGHLLHSLNGHREPVYSIAFCPNGEYLASGSLDKCMNIWSVKEAKIVKTFNGDGCIFEVCSNKEGNKVAACFANKKVCVYDM